From the Candidatus Hydrothermales bacterium genome, one window contains:
- a CDS encoding nuclease domain-containing protein, translating into MLWNKKTDEILIFDAKKVSVKGLISEEEVEERRTAIAQLHQYKEAIIDFKTKERVVKGAYAVIPRKARLPLSYEKFFDDEYRKKYGFGVYVFEILGEKEEVLRWM; encoded by the coding sequence ATGCTTTGGAATAAAAAAACGGATGAGATTTTAATTTTTGATGCTAAAAAAGTTTCAGTGAAAGGTTTAATAAGTGAGGAGGAGGTAGAAGAGAGAAGAACAGCTATAGCTCAATTACATCAATATAAAGAAGCAATTATTGATTTTAAAACAAAGGAAAGAGTTGTAAAAGGAGCATATGCTGTTATTCCAAGAAAAGCCCGTCTTCCTTTATCATATGAAAAATTTTTTGATGATGAATATAGAAAAAAATATGGGTTTGGAGTTTATGTTTTTGAGATTTTGGGAGAAAAGGAGGAGGTGCTAAGATGGATGTAA
- a CDS encoding T9SS type A sorting domain-containing protein, whose amino-acid sequence MSPNIIFQVTDITFSIPSKRKVALEIFDIKGSKVLKVFERDFDKGIYKYSLDTKYLKSGVYLLVLKSDIGEKDRKKIEILR is encoded by the coding sequence ATTTCACCTAACATAATTTTCCAGGTGACAGACATTACTTTTTCGATTCCGTCAAAAAGAAAAGTAGCCCTTGAAATTTTCGATATAAAGGGCTCAAAGGTTTTAAAGGTATTTGAAAGAGATTTTGACAAAGGAATCTATAAATATTCCTTAGATACAAAATATCTGAAATCAGGGGTTTATCTTTTAGTTTTAAAAAGTGATATCGGAGAAAAAGATAGAAAAAAAATTGAAATTTTAAGGTAG